Proteins from a single region of Desulfosporosinus sp. Sb-LF:
- a CDS encoding DUF134 domain-containing protein, with product MPRPVKWRRVESIPENKYFAPCPKGKCACLEGIQEVQLKIEELEAMRLKDIEGLTQEECAGRMQISRQTFQNIIDEARKKVATALIENRAITVGGGHYTKNVCNFKCSSCGNETMITFEERGRVCKHCGSNEVVCNRKQCNTECER from the coding sequence ATGCCTAGGCCAGTTAAATGGAGAAGGGTTGAGTCTATTCCCGAGAATAAATATTTCGCACCCTGTCCAAAGGGGAAATGTGCATGCCTGGAGGGAATTCAAGAGGTTCAACTTAAAATAGAGGAATTAGAAGCCATGAGGCTTAAGGATATAGAAGGACTCACCCAGGAAGAGTGTGCCGGAAGGATGCAGATTTCTAGACAAACCTTTCAGAATATTATCGATGAGGCGAGGAAAAAAGTTGCGACAGCCCTCATAGAAAATAGAGCGATCACTGTAGGGGGAGGGCACTATACTAAAAATGTCTGCAATTTCAAATGTAGTTCCTGTGGAAATGAAACGATGATAACCTTTGAGGAGCGGGGACGAGTGTGCAAACATTGTGGATCAAATGAAGTGGTATGTAATAGGAAACAATGTAATACCGAATGTGAGAGGTGA
- a CDS encoding ABC transporter permease, producing MWKNIFAPKKEISKGLYSSAGLLAFILFILIWSILSFTGIVNPLFLPSPSKVIDTAINLFSQGDILKDIGISFTRVSLGFLLAALIGVPLGILMGTLRIMEGFLEPLMGFIRYMPASAFIPLFILWIGLGEGEKMSVIFFGTFFQLTLMVMDVTKNVQNDLIEVSYTLGASKAQIFSKVILPASLPGIVDTLRITFGWAWTYLVVAEIVGASSGLGYMIMQSSRFLRPDKIFVGIIIIGLLGLVTDILFKFIYRASFSWMRKEGV from the coding sequence ATGTGGAAAAATATTTTCGCTCCCAAAAAGGAAATTTCTAAAGGTTTATATTCTTCGGCGGGGCTCTTGGCCTTCATACTATTTATTTTAATCTGGTCTATCCTTAGTTTTACCGGAATTGTAAATCCGCTCTTTCTTCCAAGTCCCAGTAAGGTCATTGACACGGCTATTAATCTATTTTCTCAAGGAGATATATTAAAGGATATTGGAATTAGTTTTACAAGGGTGAGCTTAGGCTTTTTGCTGGCTGCACTAATCGGTGTACCCTTAGGGATTCTTATGGGGACACTCCGAATCATGGAAGGATTTTTAGAGCCCTTAATGGGTTTTATTCGCTATATGCCTGCTTCAGCCTTCATTCCCCTGTTCATTTTGTGGATCGGCCTCGGTGAGGGTGAAAAAATGAGTGTCATTTTCTTCGGGACATTCTTTCAGTTAACCCTGATGGTTATGGATGTGACCAAGAACGTTCAAAATGATTTAATTGAAGTATCCTATACTCTGGGGGCAAGTAAAGCACAGATCTTTAGCAAAGTAATCCTTCCTGCCTCTCTCCCAGGTATCGTGGATACTCTAAGGATCACCTTTGGTTGGGCTTGGACGTATTTGGTTGTAGCCGAAATTGTCGGTGCTTCGAGTGGTTTAGGGTATATGATCATGCAGTCCTCCAGATTCTTAAGGCCTGATAAAATTTTTGTGGGAATTATTATTATTGGCTTGCTGGGTCTGGTGACAGACATTCTCTTCAAGTTCATCTATCGTGCTTCATTCTCTTGGATGAGAAAGGAGGGAGTGTAA
- a CDS encoding ABC transporter ATP-binding protein, with product MDHKLVIDQVGKVFSTKGGEMVALDRTSFKVKEGEFITILGPSGCGKSTILRIVAGLEEPSSGKVYLDGHEVKGPGPDRGMVFQSYTLYPWLTVEDNIAFGLKLKGTSQKQCKEVAQHYLELIGLNGFEKHYPIQLSGGMKQRVAIARALANDPEILLMDEPFGALDAQTRSIMQEILLKAWEESKKTILFITHDVEESIFLADSVYVMTARPGRLKENISVNLPRPRDYNIKSSSEFLSLKNRLLELIREETLKALR from the coding sequence ATGGATCATAAACTTGTCATTGACCAGGTGGGCAAAGTGTTTTCTACTAAGGGTGGCGAAATGGTCGCACTCGATCGTACGTCTTTTAAGGTAAAAGAAGGCGAGTTTATCACGATCCTCGGTCCTTCAGGGTGTGGAAAATCCACCATATTAAGGATCGTAGCGGGACTCGAAGAGCCAAGCTCAGGAAAGGTTTACCTTGATGGGCATGAGGTCAAAGGCCCTGGCCCTGATCGAGGTATGGTATTTCAATCCTATACCCTTTATCCTTGGTTAACCGTGGAAGATAATATAGCCTTTGGATTAAAACTCAAGGGAACCTCTCAAAAACAATGTAAAGAAGTAGCTCAACATTATCTTGAGCTTATTGGGTTAAACGGTTTTGAGAAACACTATCCGATCCAACTATCGGGGGGAATGAAACAGCGGGTGGCGATTGCCCGTGCGCTGGCAAATGACCCTGAAATACTCTTAATGGATGAACCGTTCGGTGCCCTAGATGCTCAGACTCGGAGCATTATGCAGGAAATCCTGCTCAAGGCGTGGGAAGAGTCCAAAAAGACGATTCTCTTTATCACGCATGATGTGGAAGAGTCCATCTTTTTAGCAGATTCAGTTTATGTCATGACGGCTAGACCGGGACGTCTAAAAGAGAACATCTCTGTGAATCTGCCTAGACCTCGCGATTACAATATTAAGAGCAGCTCAGAATTCTTAAGTCTTAAGAACCGATTACTTGAACTTATCCGTGAAGAGACTTTGAAAGCCCTTAGGTAG
- a CDS encoding iron-containing alcohol dehydrogenase family protein, whose protein sequence is MKIVSGHGNYIRGEGLIGQIGDYVGSFGEKACLLGGKTSLSLVSAPIMKDLSQHGIEVLPPIWYGGECSESNIHNLKNQVEEFQPDVLLVAGGGKAIDTVKALGYLLDLPVIAIPTIASTCAAATCISILYDDKGEYLEISRNSKNPDLILVDTQVILEAPVRYLVSGIGDTLAKWFESKASNQKAEPNAFNCGAVTLARFVYELLLKEGKRAAESIRNGVVSRELEDVIDAIIVVSGSISNYGGDDCRTAAAHAVYSGLTIFPEVHEVYHGEIVAFGILTQLAMEGRPDEEILDVISYYKQVDLPKTLGEMGIDASLISEEKWQTLGSVTVEIEDMANMPFEVTPQMVIDGIRRADQLGRTKERVL, encoded by the coding sequence ATGAAAATAGTTTCTGGACATGGTAACTATATTCGTGGGGAAGGTTTGATCGGTCAAATCGGAGACTATGTAGGCTCCTTTGGCGAGAAGGCCTGTTTATTAGGTGGGAAAACATCCCTAAGTCTTGTATCAGCTCCGATAATGAAAGACCTTTCGCAACACGGTATTGAGGTGCTTCCTCCCATTTGGTATGGAGGAGAATGTAGTGAGAGCAATATACATAACCTAAAAAATCAAGTCGAGGAGTTTCAGCCCGATGTTCTTTTGGTCGCGGGTGGAGGGAAAGCAATCGATACCGTTAAAGCGTTGGGATACCTACTGGATCTCCCTGTGATTGCAATTCCCACGATTGCCTCGACCTGTGCTGCAGCGACTTGTATATCCATTCTTTACGATGATAAAGGAGAGTATCTGGAGATCAGTCGTAACTCTAAAAACCCCGATCTGATCTTAGTTGACACTCAAGTTATCCTTGAAGCACCCGTGCGGTATTTAGTTTCTGGGATCGGCGATACGTTAGCAAAATGGTTTGAATCCAAGGCTTCAAACCAAAAAGCAGAACCGAATGCGTTTAACTGCGGTGCCGTCACGTTAGCACGATTTGTTTATGAACTCCTATTAAAGGAAGGAAAACGTGCTGCTGAGTCGATACGCAATGGGGTCGTTTCAAGAGAACTCGAAGATGTTATTGATGCGATTATCGTCGTAAGCGGTAGTATCAGTAACTACGGTGGAGATGATTGTCGGACCGCTGCCGCTCATGCTGTCTATTCAGGCCTCACTATTTTCCCGGAGGTTCATGAGGTATACCACGGAGAAATTGTTGCGTTCGGGATATTGACCCAGTTGGCTATGGAAGGTCGTCCAGATGAAGAAATCCTAGACGTAATTTCGTACTACAAACAAGTCGATTTGCCCAAAACCCTAGGCGAGATGGGGATTGACGCTTCCCTCATTTCAGAAGAAAAATGGCAAACACTTGGTAGTGTTACGGTTGAAATTGAGGATATGGCTAATATGCCCTTTGAAGTTACCCCTCAAATGGTAATCGATGGAATTCGTCGTGCCGATCAACTGGGGCGCACAAAGGAGAGAGTTCTATGA
- the hisC gene encoding histidinol-phosphate transaminase: MNVNNIVRKVYPKLTPYKCELADLPVEEIKAVLGKETVYKLSFNESPLGPSPKVIQAMTESLCDLNLYPSSAGDSIMKKIAEIEGVSPGQVILSNGADEMILLIAQTFLEPEDEVIIPKVSFIQYLAATNLMGATPVFSEMSEDLSYDLEDVLRKVTSKTKAIFLCNPNNPTGTIIPKAELVKFLNKLPDHILVVIDEAYHEYAVSPEFESGVRYLNQHKFLFVVRTFSKAHSLAGARLGYGIGTMEVIDAINHVRPPFNVNAVVQAGALASLEDLEHIQEAKALNNQGKELMYEVFESLGLPYRKSDTNFVFVDTKMDSNVIFQKLAEHGVIVRTLKGYGLDTSIRVSVGKHEGVLAFVNALKQIMTQA, from the coding sequence ATGAATGTAAACAACATCGTCCGCAAGGTTTATCCAAAGTTAACACCTTATAAGTGCGAGCTAGCGGACCTACCAGTCGAAGAGATTAAAGCGGTTCTTGGCAAGGAAACGGTGTACAAGCTATCCTTCAATGAAAGTCCTTTAGGTCCATCGCCGAAAGTAATCCAAGCCATGACAGAGTCACTTTGTGATTTGAACCTTTATCCTAGCTCAGCAGGGGATTCGATCATGAAGAAAATCGCTGAGATCGAGGGAGTTAGCCCAGGTCAGGTTATTCTTTCCAATGGTGCCGATGAGATGATCCTCCTTATAGCCCAAACCTTTTTAGAGCCAGAGGATGAGGTCATCATTCCGAAAGTGAGTTTTATTCAATACCTTGCAGCGACGAATCTTATGGGAGCGACACCGGTCTTTTCTGAAATGAGCGAAGATCTCTCCTATGATTTAGAAGATGTACTTAGAAAAGTGACCTCAAAAACCAAGGCAATCTTTTTGTGTAATCCGAACAATCCAACGGGTACCATCATTCCTAAAGCCGAGCTTGTGAAATTTTTAAATAAACTGCCGGATCATATTCTGGTAGTCATCGACGAAGCTTACCATGAATATGCAGTTTCACCCGAATTTGAATCTGGGGTTCGGTATTTAAACCAACACAAATTCCTCTTTGTGGTCCGTACCTTTTCTAAGGCTCATTCTTTGGCGGGTGCGCGGCTTGGATATGGTATTGGGACGATGGAAGTGATTGATGCCATCAATCATGTTCGCCCGCCCTTTAACGTCAATGCCGTCGTCCAGGCGGGAGCATTAGCCAGCCTAGAGGATCTAGAGCATATTCAAGAAGCGAAGGCGCTCAATAATCAGGGTAAAGAACTGATGTATGAAGTCTTCGAATCACTGGGATTACCCTATCGAAAAAGCGATACCAATTTTGTTTTCGTCGATACCAAAATGGATAGTAACGTGATATTTCAAAAGTTGGCCGAGCATGGAGTAATCGTAAGAACGCTAAAGGGTTACGGGCTGGATACATCCATTCGGGTATCCGTAGGGAAGCACGAGGGAGTCCTTGCTTTTGTTAACGCCTTAAAACAAATTATGACCCAAGCGTAA
- a CDS encoding FAD-dependent oxidoreductase codes for MSKKVLIVGGVAGGASAAARLRRLDEEMEIIIFERGEHISYANCGLPYYVSGVIVERNALLVQTPAGMKERFDIDVRIHSEVTRIFPEQKEIEVKEANGHIYRESYDELILSPGAAPIRPPIPGINDIESFVVRNVSDIDQIKGYIDEQQPQTAVVVGGGFIGLEMAENLQARGVNTTIVEMGDQVMAPLDFEMAAILHEHIFTKGVNLILEDGVKAFDKKENKTILTLQSGEQIEADLTILAIGVKPEIKLAKEAGLTIGDLGGIKVNERLQTSDPNIYAVGDAIEVKHLITGQASLIPLAGPANKQGRIVADVIAGRNSQYKGTQGTSIAKIFDLAAASTGANEKTLKKLGIPYEVSYTHSASNAMYYPGATRLSLKLIFEKSAGRILGAQIVGSQGVDKRIDDIAGVIRRQGTIYDLQELELAYAPPFSSAKDPVNMAGYVAENIINGDVRTVHWYDVQKMNPKEVCIVDVRTIEERRGKFILGSLHIPIDELRNHLAELPKDKDIVVYCEIGLRGYLAYRILTQHGFTRVKSLSGGWVTYFPAVFS; via the coding sequence ATGAGCAAAAAGGTACTCATTGTTGGCGGAGTTGCTGGAGGAGCCAGCGCCGCGGCACGATTGCGCCGTTTGGATGAAGAAATGGAAATCATTATCTTTGAGCGTGGAGAACATATTTCCTATGCCAACTGTGGCTTACCCTATTATGTTAGTGGAGTCATTGTTGAGCGGAATGCACTTTTAGTTCAAACACCTGCTGGTATGAAAGAACGCTTTGATATCGATGTTCGAATCCACAGTGAGGTCACCCGTATTTTTCCTGAGCAAAAAGAAATAGAAGTCAAAGAAGCTAATGGCCATATCTACCGAGAATCCTATGATGAATTGATCCTTTCTCCAGGGGCAGCCCCGATTCGTCCACCTATTCCTGGGATCAACGATATCGAATCCTTTGTCGTGCGTAATGTTTCGGATATTGATCAGATTAAGGGCTATATTGATGAACAGCAACCTCAAACCGCAGTTGTAGTAGGCGGTGGATTTATCGGCTTAGAAATGGCTGAAAATCTCCAGGCTCGAGGAGTCAATACAACGATTGTAGAAATGGGCGATCAGGTCATGGCTCCTCTAGATTTCGAAATGGCCGCAATTCTCCATGAACACATTTTCACCAAAGGAGTCAACCTTATTTTAGAAGATGGAGTAAAAGCCTTTGATAAAAAAGAGAATAAAACCATCCTTACGCTCCAAAGCGGTGAACAAATTGAAGCTGATTTAACAATCTTAGCCATTGGAGTAAAACCCGAAATAAAATTAGCTAAAGAAGCCGGACTGACGATCGGGGACTTAGGTGGAATAAAAGTTAATGAGAGACTACAGACCTCTGATCCTAATATTTACGCTGTGGGCGATGCTATCGAAGTCAAACACTTAATAACAGGACAAGCATCACTTATACCACTAGCCGGACCTGCCAATAAACAAGGTCGCATTGTTGCCGACGTTATCGCGGGTCGGAATAGTCAGTATAAGGGTACTCAGGGGACTTCTATCGCCAAGATTTTTGATCTGGCTGCGGCTTCGACCGGTGCGAATGAAAAAACGCTCAAGAAATTAGGAATACCTTATGAAGTGTCCTATACTCACTCTGCTTCCAACGCAATGTATTATCCCGGAGCAACACGGTTATCCCTTAAGCTTATCTTTGAAAAAAGTGCTGGTCGAATTCTCGGGGCCCAAATTGTCGGGTCTCAAGGTGTCGATAAACGAATCGATGACATCGCTGGGGTAATCCGTCGCCAAGGCACTATCTATGATTTGCAAGAACTCGAGTTGGCTTATGCTCCACCGTTCTCATCGGCTAAAGATCCAGTTAACATGGCAGGCTACGTTGCTGAAAATATTATCAATGGAGATGTTCGTACGGTCCATTGGTATGACGTACAAAAAATGAACCCGAAAGAGGTCTGTATCGTCGATGTACGGACGATTGAAGAACGAAGAGGTAAATTTATTCTCGGTTCTCTACACATACCGATCGACGAACTCCGCAACCACTTAGCCGAACTTCCCAAAGATAAGGATATCGTAGTTTACTGCGAGATCGGCTTACGCGGCTATTTAGCTTATCGAATTTTAACTCAACACGGATTTACACGAGTTAAGAGCTTAAGCGGAGGCTGGGTCACCTATTTTCCAGCAGTGTTTAGTTAA
- a CDS encoding ABC transporter substrate-binding protein, whose protein sequence is MKKIMALVLALVLILSLAGCGAATTTKEQPKEGQAAAQKAPLKVTLPTWTGYGPLFLAQEKGLFKKHGVDVELTIVDGLAERKQALAGGKIDGMATAQDVQVTLAASGVPVQVVWLIDDSYGGDGILVKKEIQSAADLKGKKVAFEVGSTSHLLMLSVLKKAGLTDKDVEVVPMSAGDAGAAFVAGKVDAAVTWEPWLSKGASANGKVLVSTKDLPGIIVDSISFRNEVIEKRPDDVKAFVAAMAEAMDYWKANKDESDQIMAKGLKIDVKEFTSTVPGLKFFNKEDNKKLFGSSANQGSIYQATKSDINFYVEQKIIDKAITPESIINSKFVEGL, encoded by the coding sequence ATGAAAAAGATTATGGCCCTGGTTTTAGCTCTAGTTCTGATTCTCAGTTTAGCAGGTTGCGGCGCCGCGACTACCACAAAGGAGCAACCCAAAGAGGGACAAGCAGCCGCTCAAAAAGCGCCCTTAAAAGTAACGTTACCGACCTGGACTGGTTATGGACCCTTATTCCTTGCACAAGAGAAAGGACTCTTTAAAAAACATGGAGTTGATGTTGAGTTAACGATCGTTGACGGTTTAGCAGAGCGTAAGCAAGCTTTGGCCGGCGGTAAGATTGATGGCATGGCAACAGCTCAAGATGTTCAGGTCACCCTAGCCGCTTCGGGAGTTCCTGTACAAGTCGTATGGCTTATCGATGATTCCTACGGTGGGGACGGAATCCTTGTTAAGAAGGAAATTCAATCCGCTGCCGACTTAAAAGGGAAAAAGGTTGCCTTTGAAGTTGGTTCCACAAGCCATTTGTTGATGTTGTCTGTGTTAAAGAAAGCTGGTTTAACGGACAAGGATGTTGAAGTAGTACCCATGTCAGCAGGGGATGCTGGAGCCGCTTTTGTGGCTGGAAAAGTTGATGCTGCAGTCACTTGGGAACCTTGGCTTTCCAAAGGGGCCAGTGCTAATGGTAAAGTGTTAGTTTCCACTAAGGACCTTCCAGGGATTATCGTGGATAGCATTAGCTTTAGAAATGAAGTCATTGAAAAACGTCCCGATGATGTTAAAGCCTTTGTTGCTGCAATGGCAGAAGCAATGGACTATTGGAAGGCTAACAAGGACGAATCGGATCAAATTATGGCTAAAGGCTTAAAAATCGATGTAAAAGAGTTTACCTCTACGGTTCCTGGCCTTAAGTTCTTTAATAAAGAAGACAATAAAAAATTATTTGGATCAAGTGCAAATCAAGGCTCAATCTATCAAGCAACCAAGAGTGACATTAATTTTTACGTCGAGCAAAAGATTATCGATAAGGCCATTACTCCGGAAAGTATTATCAATTCCAAGTTTGTTGAAGGACTGTAG
- a CDS encoding amino acid permease, producing MSDISNDALLEREKGLNRQLEKRQLTMIAIGGAIGTGLFLGSGFAVSLAGPGVIISYILGVLITLIMMYALSEMTVVHPTAGSFGVLAEIYINPWAGFVVRYTYWIAQVIAIGGEVTAAATFTKFWFPAVPMVVWVIIYSIALIIVNLSSVKHFGEIEYWFAMIKVSAIVFFIILGIGYIFNGFGQPAPGLSNLTAHGGFLPKGYSGVLKAMLIVIFSFYGIEVIAVTAGEAKDPEKSIPQAMKSMLFRLSTFYILAIALVVAIVPWTKAGLSESPFVTVFRSVGIPYAAGIMNFVVLTAALSSMNTNLYLTGRMLFSLSRSGHAPKVFGQLSKEGGPRHAVLASTLGLLLAAFLSVKFPDTAYMYLFGVSIFGGIFVWIMILVSILRFRKLRSEKGLPPSPFRMPLFPILPWIGILALVAILVDCFFIQLESAWYAGIPWIIFLTLAYFISKKSKDKSQHTSNLKQNL from the coding sequence GTGTCTGATATCTCAAATGATGCCCTATTAGAACGTGAAAAAGGCCTCAATAGGCAACTCGAAAAACGCCAACTTACCATGATTGCCATTGGTGGCGCAATTGGCACCGGGCTTTTCTTGGGAAGCGGTTTTGCCGTCAGTCTGGCCGGTCCAGGAGTCATTATCTCTTATATTCTGGGTGTTTTAATCACGTTAATTATGATGTATGCACTCTCCGAGATGACGGTGGTCCATCCAACCGCAGGTTCCTTCGGAGTGCTCGCCGAAATTTATATTAACCCTTGGGCTGGTTTTGTTGTTCGATATACATATTGGATTGCTCAAGTTATTGCCATCGGCGGAGAAGTTACTGCCGCCGCCACCTTTACAAAGTTTTGGTTCCCAGCGGTGCCTATGGTGGTATGGGTCATTATCTATTCGATCGCTCTCATTATCGTCAACCTTTCCTCGGTTAAGCATTTTGGCGAGATTGAATATTGGTTTGCTATGATCAAGGTATCTGCCATTGTTTTCTTTATTATTTTAGGGATCGGTTATATTTTTAATGGTTTTGGTCAACCGGCTCCGGGATTAAGCAATTTAACCGCCCATGGAGGCTTTTTGCCGAAGGGTTATAGCGGCGTCTTAAAGGCCATGCTGATTGTTATTTTCTCCTTCTACGGTATTGAAGTCATCGCCGTAACGGCCGGTGAAGCCAAGGACCCGGAAAAATCGATCCCTCAAGCTATGAAATCGATGCTCTTTCGTTTAAGCACGTTTTATATTCTGGCCATCGCACTGGTTGTGGCTATTGTTCCCTGGACTAAAGCCGGCCTGAGTGAAAGCCCCTTCGTTACGGTGTTCCGCTCCGTAGGAATACCCTATGCTGCAGGAATTATGAATTTCGTGGTTTTAACTGCGGCTTTGTCGTCGATGAATACCAACCTTTATTTAACCGGCCGAATGCTCTTTTCCCTTTCTCGAAGCGGACACGCTCCTAAAGTATTCGGACAGTTAAGCAAGGAAGGTGGACCCCGTCATGCTGTGTTAGCTTCGACTCTTGGTCTCCTTCTCGCAGCTTTCCTTTCCGTTAAATTTCCGGATACAGCGTATATGTATCTTTTTGGAGTGTCGATCTTTGGTGGAATCTTTGTATGGATTATGATCCTGGTAAGTATTTTACGTTTCCGGAAACTTCGTTCTGAGAAGGGTCTACCGCCCAGTCCCTTTAGAATGCCCCTATTTCCCATTTTGCCATGGATCGGGATTCTAGCCTTAGTCGCTATTCTCGTGGATTGCTTCTTTATTCAACTCGAGTCAGCTTGGTACGCGGGGATACCCTGGATCATTTTCTTGACCTTAGCGTACTTTATTAGCAAAAAATCGAAGGACAAATCTCAACACACCTCGAATCTAAAGCAAAACCTTTAA
- a CDS encoding aspartate/glutamate racemase family protein translates to MHRVKGGYPSYGQLAGILMLGSTTPRAPGDLGHALTFDFPVRYGFAPNFPFSDLVLGKSDNLPWVIEAVNDLQNQGSRFVAADCGLFSVFHREINDQCDIPFLSSSLMMIPFLKGIYPGKKLGVLTGDTRILSDQHLRPVGACLEDVVMEGLESSSEFQRVVIDHEDNLDLAALERDTLQAGLRLIKKHPGIGAVILECTNLNTFKQSLQQQLGLPVYDMISLVNWVADGFLFRTYAERFI, encoded by the coding sequence TTGCATCGTGTCAAAGGAGGTTACCCAAGTTACGGCCAATTGGCGGGGATTCTCATGCTCGGCTCAACCACTCCCCGAGCCCCCGGGGATTTAGGACATGCCCTAACGTTCGATTTTCCTGTTCGTTATGGATTCGCTCCGAACTTTCCGTTTTCGGATTTAGTTCTGGGGAAAAGCGATAATCTACCTTGGGTGATTGAGGCGGTTAACGATCTACAAAACCAAGGTTCACGGTTTGTCGCAGCCGATTGTGGCTTGTTCTCCGTGTTCCATCGAGAAATTAATGATCAATGCGATATTCCTTTCCTATCCAGTAGCCTAATGATGATTCCTTTTCTTAAAGGGATCTATCCCGGGAAGAAACTTGGAGTCTTAACGGGAGATACAAGGATTTTGAGTGATCAACACCTTCGACCCGTGGGAGCCTGCTTAGAGGATGTCGTGATGGAGGGCTTGGAATCTAGTTCAGAATTCCAGCGAGTGGTCATTGACCATGAGGACAACTTAGACCTCGCTGCTTTAGAAAGGGATACTCTACAAGCCGGACTGCGCCTCATAAAAAAACACCCCGGGATCGGTGCTGTGATCCTAGAGTGTACGAACCTCAATACCTTTAAACAATCTCTTCAACAACAGCTTGGTCTGCCTGTCTATGACATGATAAGTCTTGTGAATTGGGTTGCCGATGGCTTTCTCTTCCGCACGTATGCAGAACGATTCATTTAG